One genomic region from Microcoleus sp. AS-A8 encodes:
- a CDS encoding NAD(P)H-quinone oxidoreductase subunit 4, translating into MMPDQFPWLTAIILLPLVASLAIPVLPDKEGKRVRWYALGVGIADFVLMCYVFWKHYDASSATFQLAEKYAWVPQLGLNWAISVDGLSVPLVLLAGLVTTLAIFAAWQVDYKPRLFYFLMLVLYSAQIGVFVAQDVLLLFIMWELELVPVYLLVSIWGGKKRRYAATKFLLYTAAASIFILVAALGMAFYGDNITFDMVELAMKDYPLALELPLYAGLLIAFGVKLAVFPLHTWLPDAHGEASAPVSMILAGVLLKMGGYGLIRLNLELLPDAHVYFAPILAILGIVNIIYGAFASFGQTNMKRRLAYSSVSHMGFVLLGIASFTDVGISGALLQMISHGLIASVLFFLAGVTYDRTHTLMMDEMGGIGQVMPKVFALFTAAAMASLALPGMSGFISELSVFVGVTTSDIYSSPFRTLTVFLAAVGVILTPIYLLSMLRQVFYNSGAAPTCNVTNTGSENHGSQEAMCFGTNCVLPGDALYKDASPREVFIALCFLVLIAGIGFYPKVATQMYDVKMVAVNAQIRESYTQFAQANPQIYAKAFSNPRIAEVEVAPVLGVLKSLD; encoded by the coding sequence ATGATGCCGGATCAATTCCCCTGGCTGACCGCGATTATCCTGCTCCCACTCGTTGCTTCCCTAGCCATCCCTGTGCTGCCTGATAAAGAGGGCAAGCGCGTGCGATGGTATGCCCTGGGTGTAGGTATCGCAGACTTTGTCTTGATGTGCTACGTCTTTTGGAAGCATTACGATGCGAGCAGTGCTACTTTTCAACTCGCGGAGAAGTATGCTTGGGTGCCTCAGTTAGGTCTAAACTGGGCAATCTCGGTTGATGGTTTGTCTGTCCCACTCGTGCTTCTAGCCGGATTGGTGACGACACTGGCAATTTTTGCGGCGTGGCAAGTCGATTATAAGCCTCGCCTGTTCTACTTCCTAATGCTGGTGCTGTATTCCGCCCAGATAGGGGTGTTTGTCGCACAAGACGTGCTACTTCTATTCATTATGTGGGAACTGGAGCTGGTTCCTGTCTACCTCCTCGTCTCCATTTGGGGCGGCAAAAAGCGTCGCTACGCCGCTACAAAATTCTTACTCTATACCGCAGCCGCTTCTATATTTATTCTGGTGGCGGCGCTGGGCATGGCGTTCTACGGCGACAATATCACCTTCGATATGGTCGAACTCGCCATGAAAGATTATCCATTGGCTCTAGAATTACCCCTGTATGCAGGATTACTGATTGCCTTTGGTGTGAAGCTGGCGGTTTTCCCTCTGCACACCTGGTTACCTGACGCCCACGGCGAAGCGTCTGCTCCTGTATCGATGATTCTAGCGGGTGTGCTGCTGAAGATGGGCGGATATGGATTGATTCGCCTGAATCTAGAGCTTCTCCCCGATGCCCACGTTTACTTTGCACCGATTCTAGCCATTCTAGGTATTGTTAACATTATCTACGGCGCTTTTGCCTCCTTTGGTCAGACCAATATGAAGCGCCGCCTCGCCTATTCGTCAGTTTCCCACATGGGCTTTGTCTTGTTGGGGATTGCATCTTTCACCGACGTGGGTATCAGTGGCGCACTGTTGCAAATGATCTCCCATGGTTTAATTGCCTCGGTGCTGTTCTTCCTAGCCGGCGTAACCTACGATCGCACCCACACGCTGATGATGGACGAGATGGGCGGTATTGGTCAAGTGATGCCGAAAGTGTTTGCTTTGTTTACAGCTGCTGCCATGGCATCACTGGCACTTCCTGGAATGAGCGGCTTTATCAGCGAACTCTCAGTCTTTGTGGGTGTGACAACTAGCGATATCTACAGTTCGCCCTTCCGCACGCTGACGGTGTTCTTAGCCGCCGTAGGCGTGATCCTAACGCCGATCTATCTGCTGTCCATGCTGCGACAAGTGTTTTACAACTCTGGTGCAGCACCGACATGCAATGTAACCAATACAGGCTCAGAAAATCACGGCAGTCAGGAGGCAATGTGCTTTGGGACAAACTGTGTTTTACCGGGCGATGCTCTCTATAAAGATGCGAGTCCGCGTGAAGTGTTTATTGCCCTCTGTTTTCTGGTGCTGATTGCCGGTATCGGGTTCTACCCTAAGGTGGCTACCCAGATGTATGACGTGAAGATGGTGGCGGTGAACGCTCAAATCCGCGAATCGTATACCCAATTCGCCCAAGCTAATCCCCAGATTTATGCCAAGGCATTCTCGAACCCTAGAATTGCAGAGGTTGAAGTAGCGCCCGTTTTGGGAGTCCTCAAGTCGCTGGATTAA
- a CDS encoding GTPase family protein, with amino-acid sequence MVRLKPWQWVVLATPIAIIITFLLISAGRQIHEWGINWIWAVFTLLLVGWRWLLVKWTRTEVNQLEAALAEVNQELESAADATTVQPTGTDATSKAEIAIQDILKEAQNDPPIWEDWSVFWKRCQEIVVAIAHIYHPEVKYPLLSIYVPQAYGLIRGTMDDMDRWMQKLSPALNQVTVGQAYQAYEVYRKLEPTARKFRQVWNWAQWVLNPAAAVARVASQGSSNQATQQLLVNLGQSLRAAALRNLCRQAIALYGGTTQLPSDFAATTTTPTLPKAKTQTLREILTQAESTEAVEQKPVNILLVGRTGSGKSSLINTLFQADLAEVDVLPSTDRIQNYHWQSQSGETLTLWDTPGYEQVNRADLRELVLDYANNADLLLLVTPALDPALQMDVDFLKDMKADIADLPAIAIVTQVDRLRPIREWEPPYDWEWGDRPKEKAIREATEYRAQLLDNFCDFVLPVVTTDSKTGRTAWGVDALSLALVDAIDPVKQLRLARFLRNLEARTVAAAKIIDHYTFQMATTQGLTTLLKSPVLQFLSTLTTGQPTLAYLLAERIPVEELPVVIGKLQMAYDLFSLLSSGETNIRNFDLLSLWPLLLENPATSDRNAWAFGHALVEYWTQNLTVEQLRERFEYYLNTTVTS; translated from the coding sequence ATGGTGCGATTAAAACCGTGGCAGTGGGTCGTATTAGCAACCCCGATCGCAATTATCATCACCTTCCTACTAATCTCCGCAGGAAGGCAGATTCACGAATGGGGCATTAATTGGATTTGGGCTGTATTCACCCTCTTATTAGTCGGTTGGCGTTGGCTGCTGGTGAAATGGACTCGAACTGAGGTAAACCAGCTAGAAGCCGCCTTAGCAGAAGTCAATCAAGAACTGGAATCTGCTGCCGACGCCACAACGGTACAGCCAACGGGAACCGACGCCACCAGTAAAGCCGAAATTGCCATCCAAGACATCCTAAAAGAGGCACAAAACGATCCACCGATTTGGGAAGACTGGTCAGTTTTTTGGAAGCGATGCCAAGAAATTGTGGTTGCGATCGCCCACATCTACCATCCGGAAGTAAAGTATCCCCTGCTTTCCATCTACGTTCCCCAGGCTTACGGATTAATTCGGGGAACAATGGATGACATGGATCGGTGGATGCAAAAGTTATCCCCTGCCCTCAATCAGGTTACAGTTGGGCAAGCCTACCAAGCCTACGAAGTCTACCGTAAGCTAGAGCCAACCGCCCGTAAATTCAGGCAAGTTTGGAACTGGGCGCAGTGGGTATTAAATCCGGCGGCAGCAGTCGCAAGAGTTGCCAGTCAAGGTTCCAGTAACCAAGCCACTCAGCAACTTTTGGTAAATTTAGGTCAGTCGTTACGGGCAGCGGCACTGCGAAACTTATGTCGGCAAGCGATCGCACTTTACGGCGGCACTACCCAGTTACCCTCAGATTTTGCTGCGACTACAACTACACCCACGCTACCCAAAGCGAAAACCCAAACCCTCCGAGAAATTCTCACTCAAGCCGAATCTACTGAAGCGGTTGAGCAAAAACCCGTCAATATTTTACTCGTGGGGCGAACGGGTTCTGGAAAAAGTAGCCTGATTAACACGTTGTTTCAAGCCGATCTCGCTGAAGTTGACGTATTGCCCAGTACCGATCGCATTCAAAATTACCACTGGCAGTCCCAATCTGGAGAAACCCTGACGCTTTGGGATACTCCCGGGTACGAACAAGTCAACCGTGCCGATTTGCGGGAACTCGTACTCGACTATGCCAACAATGCCGATTTGCTGCTCCTCGTTACGCCTGCCCTCGATCCAGCTTTGCAAATGGATGTGGATTTTCTCAAAGACATGAAGGCGGATATTGCAGACTTACCTGCGATCGCCATTGTCACTCAAGTGGATCGTCTGCGTCCTATTCGCGAGTGGGAACCCCCTTATGATTGGGAATGGGGCGATCGTCCCAAGGAAAAAGCGATTCGAGAAGCTACCGAGTATCGTGCCCAGTTGCTTGACAACTTCTGTGATTTTGTTCTACCTGTTGTAACGACTGATAGTAAAACAGGTCGAACGGCTTGGGGGGTGGACGCGCTATCGTTAGCATTGGTGGATGCGATCGACCCTGTTAAGCAACTGCGTCTTGCCCGCTTTTTGCGGAATTTGGAAGCGCGTACCGTGGCTGCGGCAAAAATTATCGATCACTACACTTTCCAGATGGCGACTACACAGGGACTCACGACGCTGCTGAAAAGTCCCGTCCTCCAGTTTCTGAGCACGCTGACAACCGGGCAGCCAACCCTGGCGTATCTGCTAGCCGAAAGAATTCCTGTGGAAGAGTTGCCGGTGGTTATTGGTAAACTCCAGATGGCCTATGACCTATTCTCGCTCTTGAGTTCGGGTGAGACTAACATTCGCAATTTTGACTTGCTATCTCTTTGGCCTTTACTGTTGGAAAACCCTGCTACATCCGATCGCAACGCTTGGGCATTTGGTCACGCATTGGTGGAATATTGGACTCAAAATCTGACAGTGGAACAACTGCGGGAACGGTTTGAGTATTACCTAAACACAACAGTGACTAGTTAA
- a CDS encoding TrkA family potassium uptake protein, protein MYILIGGAGLVGLNLAQELVALGHTIAVIDIDPAACRYAREQVGVMAFEGSAVNTQLLLEAGIRKADALVAALRDDPLNLALITLAKHYGVPHIVTRMRNRDFAEPYRLAGAHHVIGTIDLAVNTMVTVLEYPQVESMMHYEQGQVEVFKLAIPPDSHVAGRSVALVAKDARFPEGSLIIGYQSHPHADLVIPNGNTMLETGSTVLVVTKSEQLHQVVDYLGLRSSHPPASEVVH, encoded by the coding sequence ATGTACATATTGATTGGTGGAGCAGGGTTAGTGGGGCTGAACTTAGCCCAAGAGTTAGTGGCATTGGGGCATACAATTGCAGTCATTGATATTGACCCCGCAGCCTGCCGATATGCACGGGAGCAGGTGGGGGTGATGGCGTTTGAAGGTAGTGCCGTGAATACCCAATTGCTGCTAGAAGCGGGAATTCGCAAGGCCGATGCACTTGTTGCTGCCCTCCGGGATGATCCACTAAATCTGGCACTGATTACCCTTGCCAAACACTATGGCGTGCCTCATATTGTGACGCGGATGCGAAACCGGGATTTTGCCGAACCTTATCGTCTTGCAGGAGCTCATCACGTCATCGGCACGATTGACTTAGCCGTGAATACAATGGTGACCGTCCTTGAATATCCTCAAGTGGAATCAATGATGCATTACGAGCAGGGACAGGTCGAAGTTTTCAAGCTGGCCATTCCACCAGATTCCCATGTTGCGGGTCGTAGCGTTGCCCTAGTCGCTAAGGATGCCCGTTTTCCCGAAGGTTCTTTGATTATTGGCTATCAATCCCATCCTCATGCCGATCTAGTCATTCCTAATGGCAATACTATGCTAGAGACAGGGTCAACCGTTCTAGTGGTGACTAAATCTGAACAGTTGCATCAGGTGGTTGATTATTTGGGTCTGCGTTCTAGTCATCCTCCAGCTTCAGAAGTTGTTCATTGA
- a CDS encoding sodium:proton antiporter translates to MQWFGDNPIGMLTLVNSLPLRYRDNPIGMLGDRILLAVPVSGDEGNLAEVLTVLIVLLLVATGVALVSRRLRIPYIAGLVLAGLAITELLPETNRIRLDSSLIFNLFLPILLFEAALNTDISRLRSTIKPIALLAGPGILLCAGITSVLLRLELGLDWIPASLVGVILSITDTALVIAVFKEVSAPHRLVTLVEGESLVNDDVALVLFSLILTVYKTGSLSPLYVVQEFLFVIIGGALVGAALGYLSIGLLSQSDDPLSSILLTVAIALGAFQAGQFLHVSGVVAVVVAGLIVGNFEHSQVTSASTQVTLFSFWEYAGFGVNTFIFLLIGLEINLTTLWQTLPAVFLAFIAYQVGRAITVYPLLALVRFFDRPIPMRWRHVLFVGNIKGSLSTALALSLPLGLPGREKLIAIVLGIVLVSLVGQGLSLPWVVRRLKVAHRSESYHQIEELQAQLMTAKAAQDELDNLFKSGVLPKAVYEEMRAAYQVRVAASERTLRDIYNQRPGRSHDSKSESLSDALGDRTKIDAIRRQLLLAEKGALTDALRRRILSEEVVEERIKTLNEQLLKLEDD, encoded by the coding sequence ATGCAATGGTTCGGCGATAACCCTATCGGGATGCTGACGCTGGTAAACTCGCTACCGCTTCGCTATCGCGATAACCCTATCGGGATGCTTGGCGATCGCATCCTCTTGGCAGTCCCCGTCTCAGGCGACGAGGGCAATCTGGCGGAAGTATTAACTGTTTTGATCGTCCTGTTGTTGGTCGCCACAGGGGTTGCCCTAGTATCGCGACGACTTCGTATTCCTTACATTGCGGGTTTGGTGTTGGCAGGGCTAGCCATTACTGAGCTTTTGCCTGAGACCAATCGCATTCGCCTGGACTCTTCCCTAATTTTCAATTTATTCTTGCCCATTCTGCTGTTTGAAGCCGCACTGAATACAGATATCAGTCGCCTGCGGAGTACGATTAAACCCATCGCCCTGCTTGCGGGGCCGGGGATTCTGCTCTGCGCTGGCATCACCTCCGTTTTACTGAGACTAGAACTCGGTTTAGATTGGATACCCGCCTCATTGGTCGGTGTGATTTTGTCCATTACAGATACAGCCCTAGTGATTGCGGTGTTTAAGGAGGTGTCCGCGCCTCACCGCTTGGTCACCCTAGTTGAGGGTGAAAGTCTGGTTAACGATGATGTGGCTCTAGTTTTATTTAGCCTGATTTTGACGGTTTACAAGACGGGTTCATTATCCCCTTTATATGTAGTCCAGGAATTTTTGTTCGTCATCATCGGCGGTGCCTTAGTCGGTGCCGCCTTGGGCTACCTCAGTATTGGTTTATTGAGCCAATCCGATGACCCATTGAGTAGCATTCTCCTCACCGTTGCCATTGCCTTGGGAGCCTTCCAAGCGGGTCAGTTTCTCCACGTATCCGGCGTAGTTGCTGTTGTTGTAGCGGGATTGATTGTTGGCAACTTCGAGCATTCTCAAGTAACCTCAGCCTCGACTCAAGTAACGTTGTTTAGCTTCTGGGAATACGCTGGCTTTGGGGTCAATACCTTTATTTTTTTACTCATTGGTCTAGAGATTAATCTCACTACCCTCTGGCAGACGTTGCCAGCCGTTTTCTTAGCCTTTATTGCCTATCAAGTCGGGAGGGCAATCACTGTATATCCGCTTTTAGCGTTGGTTCGTTTTTTTGACCGACCCATTCCAATGCGCTGGCGGCATGTTCTGTTTGTGGGCAATATTAAAGGCTCGCTCTCAACGGCCTTGGCTTTGAGCTTACCGCTTGGGTTGCCAGGACGAGAGAAACTGATTGCGATCGTCTTGGGCATTGTCTTGGTGTCTTTGGTGGGACAGGGGCTGAGTCTGCCTTGGGTTGTGCGACGTTTAAAGGTAGCTCACCGCTCGGAATCGTACCACCAGATTGAGGAATTGCAAGCCCAGCTCATGACAGCTAAGGCCGCTCAGGATGAATTAGATAATTTGTTCAAATCGGGAGTTTTGCCCAAAGCCGTCTACGAAGAGATGCGAGCCGCTTATCAGGTGCGGGTGGCAGCGTCTGAGAGAACGTTGCGGGATATCTACAACCAGCGTCCAGGGCGATCGCACGACAGTAAGAGCGAAAGTCTTTCGGACGCGCTTGGCGATCGCACCAAGATAGACGCGATTCGTCGGCAATTGCTCCTCGCAGAAAAGGGGGCACTCACGGATGCTCTGCGCCGACGGATTCTCTCCGAAGAAGTGGTTGAAGAGCGCATCAAAACCCTCAATGAACAACTTCTGAAGCTGGAGGATGACTAG
- a CDS encoding DUF1823 family protein: protein MSELPSLTTDTIWAILNEEIADDTVNKLVWHYLGYRYDSTGNQWDISHVAPEWQQEYPEPPNFIDSRPATVKLTRSIPPANKQLLKDQLGFKGYKIGEFGPRQTRRATAANWLLSYMKDAGVTQ from the coding sequence ATGTCTGAACTACCCTCACTCACTACCGATACCATCTGGGCAATATTGAATGAAGAAATTGCAGATGATACCGTCAACAAACTGGTTTGGCACTATCTAGGATATCGCTATGATTCAACCGGGAATCAATGGGATATTAGCCATGTTGCTCCTGAATGGCAACAGGAATATCCAGAGCCACCGAACTTTATTGATAGCCGTCCTGCAACGGTGAAATTGACTCGCTCGATTCCGCCAGCCAATAAACAACTGTTAAAAGATCAGTTGGGTTTTAAAGGTTACAAAATCGGGGAATTTGGCCCCCGGCAGACTCGTCGGGCTACAGCCGCCAATTGGTTGTTGAGTTATATGAAAGATGCGGGTGTAACCCAATAA
- a CDS encoding ATP-binding protein, whose protein sequence is MANAIKFTENGTVNLRVNAGIATAERYTGKTRCHVCTSSSSQFLFPNTLHFEVEDTGPGIAPAEMAGLFDAFVQTETGQKFAEGTGLGLAITRKFVQLMGGEIQISSVLGEGAIFKFDIKIDEPDSIELIAKPLRRVIGLEPNQEVYRLLVVDDTKENRLLLVKLLEPIGFEVQEAENGAEGLALWESWQPHLIWMDTRKGAYEETKRPRDKETQTACTPSPQVQFPMSNSQSVIIRIVDNGAGMNQEVQHQIFDPFFTTKPVGSGTGLGLAISYQIVVEKHQGHISCISTLGQGTEFIVEIRVRAKAAH, encoded by the coding sequence TTGGCTAATGCCATTAAATTTACGGAAAATGGGACTGTAAATTTGCGTGTGAATGCAGGAATAGCCACCGCAGAGAGATACACGGGTAAGACTAGATGCCATGTCTGCACATCGTCTTCCTCCCAATTTTTATTTCCTAATACCCTGCATTTTGAAGTAGAAGATACGGGGCCGGGAATTGCACCAGCGGAAATGGCAGGTTTATTTGATGCCTTCGTGCAAACGGAAACGGGTCAAAAATTTGCCGAAGGAACGGGATTGGGTTTAGCAATAACGCGAAAGTTTGTGCAACTGATGGGAGGAGAAATTCAGATTAGCAGTGTTTTAGGTGAGGGGGCGATTTTTAAATTTGATATTAAAATTGATGAACCAGATTCGATTGAACTCATAGCCAAACCCCTCCGGCGAGTCATCGGTTTAGAGCCAAATCAAGAGGTGTATCGCCTGCTCGTGGTTGATGATACCAAAGAAAACCGTTTACTCCTCGTTAAATTGCTCGAACCGATTGGCTTTGAGGTACAAGAAGCTGAAAATGGTGCCGAAGGATTAGCCTTATGGGAGAGTTGGCAGCCTCATCTAATTTGGATGGATACACGGAAGGGTGCCTACGAGGAGACAAAAAGACCAAGGGATAAGGAAACTCAGACAGCGTGTACCCCGTCTCCCCAAGTCCAATTTCCGATGTCCAATAGCCAATCGGTGATCATTCGGATTGTTGACAATGGTGCTGGCATGAATCAGGAAGTGCAGCATCAGATATTTGACCCATTTTTTACCACCAAGCCTGTAGGCAGTGGGACAGGCTTAGGATTAGCCATTAGTTACCAGATTGTCGTCGAAAAACACCAGGGTCATATCAGTTGTATTTCTACCCTAGGGCAAGGGACAGAGTTTATCGTGGAGATTCGGGTAAGAGCGAAAGCCGCTCATTAA
- a CDS encoding response regulator gives MNSNQIEVDSGNILIVDDTPENLQILSATLSERGYKVRGVVKGQMALRAARSAPPDLILLDIRMPEMDGYEVCSKLKADPKTCEIPVIFISALDEVLDKIKAFAVGGVDYITKPFQVAEVLARVEHQLTIQRLSHQLREQNQQLQQEIQERLKAEKAAEAASKAKSDFLANMSHELRTPLNAILCFTQVMSRDLQLSTEQREYLRIINRSGEHLLDLINDVLDLSKIEAGLSTLYESSFDLYRLLDSLEEMLQIKAEQKKYN, from the coding sequence ATGAATAGTAATCAAATTGAAGTAGATTCAGGAAACATTTTAATCGTTGATGATACACCCGAAAATCTGCAAATTTTATCTGCCACACTCTCAGAGAGGGGATATAAAGTCCGGGGCGTCGTCAAGGGACAAATGGCGTTAAGAGCCGCCAGATCGGCTCCACCCGATCTGATTTTACTGGACATTAGAATGCCAGAAATGGATGGCTATGAGGTCTGCTCTAAACTCAAAGCTGATCCAAAAACCTGCGAAATTCCAGTCATTTTTATTAGTGCCCTGGATGAAGTATTGGACAAGATTAAAGCCTTTGCAGTTGGTGGAGTGGACTATATTACCAAGCCGTTTCAAGTCGCAGAAGTTTTGGCACGGGTTGAGCATCAACTGACGATTCAGAGGCTCTCCCATCAACTCCGAGAGCAAAATCAACAATTACAACAGGAAATTCAAGAGCGATTGAAAGCCGAAAAAGCGGCTGAAGCAGCCTCTAAAGCAAAAAGTGACTTTCTGGCAAATATGAGTCATGAACTCCGCACTCCTCTCAATGCAATTCTCTGTTTTACTCAAGTGATGAGCCGCGATCTGCAATTGAGTACTGAGCAGCGAGAATATTTGAGAATCATCAATCGCAGTGGGGAGCATTTACTGGATTTAATCAATGATGTTTTGGATTTATCCAAAATCGAGGCGGGTCTAAGTACACTTTATGAAAGTAGCTTTGACTTGTATCGTCTCCTTGATTCTTTGGAGGAAATGCTACAAATCAAAGCCGAGCAAAAAAAATACAACTAA
- a CDS encoding response regulator: MGGDIKVSSRLGKGSIFQFEIEVDLAQEPKIVTPQASPRVIGLESGQPQYRILVVDDRLESRVLLVKLLASVGFEGQEAVNGQEAIELWSSWEPHLIWMDMRMPVMDGYEATKRIKADLKGQATAIVALTASAFEEERSVVLSAGCDDFVRKPFRESVIFEKMAQHLGVRYIYAESASSTSAGGRQQIEVEPGDSSNIEGLAVPYILEPSSFYVMPTEWVHELYQAAVTIDNERIFQLIEQIPAVYNPLAKAIADLVNNFRCDQILDLIEEAKILD, encoded by the coding sequence ATGGGGGGAGATATTAAGGTTAGCAGTCGCTTAGGTAAGGGAAGTATTTTTCAATTTGAGATCGAGGTGGATTTAGCCCAAGAGCCTAAAATTGTAACGCCCCAAGCCAGTCCTAGGGTGATTGGTTTAGAATCTGGACAACCGCAATATCGCATCCTTGTTGTTGACGATCGCCTGGAAAGTCGTGTGCTGTTAGTTAAACTTCTGGCATCTGTCGGTTTTGAGGGGCAAGAAGCGGTGAATGGGCAAGAAGCCATTGAATTGTGGTCAAGCTGGGAACCTCACCTGATCTGGATGGATATGCGGATGCCTGTCATGGATGGGTATGAAGCCACTAAACGTATCAAAGCCGACTTAAAAGGTCAAGCCACGGCAATTGTTGCCTTAACCGCCAGTGCTTTTGAGGAAGAACGTTCCGTTGTTTTGTCAGCAGGCTGTGACGACTTTGTGCGTAAGCCCTTTCGAGAGTCGGTTATCTTTGAAAAGATGGCTCAACACTTAGGGGTGCGTTACATTTATGCAGAATCCGCCTCATCCACGTCAGCAGGTGGAAGGCAACAGATCGAAGTCGAACCAGGGGATTCATCTAACATTGAAGGTTTGGCTGTGCCGTACATCCTTGAGCCTTCATCGTTCTACGTAATGCCAACTGAGTGGGTTCATGAGCTATACCAGGCGGCTGTCACCATTGATAATGAGCGAATATTTCAGCTGATCGAGCAAATCCCTGCTGTCTATAACCCACTAGCCAAAGCTATAGCTGATTTAGTCAATAATTTCCGTTGCGATCAAATTTTGGATTTAATTGAAGAAGCTAAAATTTTGGACTAG